One Takifugu rubripes chromosome 19, fTakRub1.2, whole genome shotgun sequence genomic window carries:
- the LOC445956 gene encoding natural resistance-associated macrophage protein 2 isoform X1, translated as MKPEQDGDLLDGGSHQENGVQTNQYSSISPPGSPVGQEEPFSTYFEEKVPIPENTSEVFSFRKLWAFTGPGFLMSIAYLDPGNIESDLQSGAKAGFKLLWVLLGATIIGLLLQRLAARLGVVTGMHLAEVCHRQYPTVPRIILWLMVELAIIGSDMQEVIGCAIAFNLLSAGRIPLYAGVLITITDTFVFLFLDKYGLRKLEAFFGFLITVMAISFGYEYVVVKPNQGELLKGMFLPYCEGCGPNELEQAVGIVGAVIMPHNIYLHSALVKSRDINRNNKKEVKEANKYYFIESSVALFISFLVNVFVVAVFAQAFYQKTNDKVHEFCNITSGPYANLFPNNNDTLQVDIYKGGVVLGCFFGPAALYIWAIGVLAAGQSSTMTGTYSGQFVMEGFLDLHWSRFSRVLLTRSIAITPTLLVAIFQDVEHLTGMNDFLNVLQSMQLPFALIPILTFTSLKSIMNGFENSLVWKISGGIVILVVCAINMYFVVVYVTALKNVLLYVLAALFSVAYLGFVGYLAWHCLVALGVSCLDCGGRAHMGLSGHTDIYLLNDMDSDILVDR; from the exons ATGAAACCTGAGCAGGATGGAGACCTCCTCGACG GAGGCTCCCATCAGGAAAATGGAGTCCAGACAAACCAGTAcagctccatctctcctcctggaTCACCTGTGGGTCAGGAGGAACCTTTTTCCACATATTTTGAAGAGAAGGTGCCCATTCCTGAAAATACCAGCGAG GTGTTCAGTTTCCGTAAGCTCTGGGCCTTCACAGGACCAGGGTTTCTGATGAGCATCGCTTACCTGGATCCAGGGAACATCGAATCGGACCTCCAGTCTGGAGCTAAAGCTGGTTTCAAG CTGCTGTGGGTGCTCCTGGGGGCCACCATCATCGGGCTGCTGTTGCAGAGGTTAGCTGCTCGTCTGGGGGTTGTGACCGGGATGCACCTGGCTGAAGTCTGCCACCGCCAGTATCCCACA GTTCCCCGGATCATCCTCTGGCTGATGGTGGAACTGGCAATTATCGGCTCAGACATGCAGGAGGTCATTGGCTGTGCAATAGCTTTCAATCTGCTCTCTGCGGGGAG GATTCCACTGTACGCAGGagtcctcatcaccatcaccgaCACATTTGTGTTCCTCTTTCTAGATAAATACG GGTTGAGAAAACTGGAAGCTTTCTTTGGCTTTCTCATCACGGTGATGGCGATAAGTTTCGGTTATGAG TATGTGGTGGTGAAGCCAAACCAAGGGGAGCTGCTGAAGGGGATGTTCCTGCCGTACTGTGAGGGCTGTGGGCCCAATGAGCTGGAGCAGGCAGTGGGGATCGTGGGCGCCGTCATCATGCCACACAACATCTATTTGCACTCGGCACTGGTCAAG TCTCGCGACATCAATCGCAATAACAAGAAGGAAGTGAAAGAGGCCAACAAGTACTACTTCATCGAGTCGTCCGTCGCGCTCTTCATCTCGTTTCTCGTCAACGTTTTTGTTGTAGCCGTCTTCGCCCAGGCTTTCTACCAGAAAACCAATGACAAAGTG CATGAATTCTGCAATATTACTAGCGGCCCTTATGCAAATCTCTTCCCTAACAACAACGACACGCTCCAGGTGGACATCTATAAGGGG GGTGTGGTGCTGGGCTGTTTCTTTGGCCCTGCTGCGCTCTACATCTGGGCCATTGGCGTCCTGGCAGCAGGACAGAGCTCCACTATGACAGGAACGTACTCCGGCCAGTTTGTTATGGAG GGTTTCTTGGACCTGCACTGGTCCCGTTTTTCTCGAGTTCTGCTGACCCGCTCTATCGCCATCACTCCCACACTGCTGGTGGCCATTTTTCAGGATGTTGAGCATCTCACAGGGATGAATGACTTCCTCAATGTACTTCAGAGCATGCAG cttCCATTTGCTCTGATACCAATTCTCACCTTCACCAGTCTGAAATCCATTATGAACGGCTTTGAGAACAGTTT GGTGTGGAAAATTAGCGGGGGCATCGTCATCCTGGTGGTTTGTGCCATCAACATGTACTTCGTGGTGGTTTACGTGACGGCGCTGAAAAACGTGCTGCTCTACGTCCTGGCTGCTCTGTTCTCCGTAGCCTACCTGGGCTTTGTGGGCTACCTG GCATGGCATTGTTTGGTTGCTTTGGGAGTCTCCTGTCTGGACTGTGGCGGCAGG GCACACATGGGGTTGTCAggacacactgacatttatctACTCAATGACATGGACTCTGATATCCTTGTGGACAGATAG
- the LOC445956 gene encoding natural resistance-associated macrophage protein 2 isoform X3 encodes MKPEQDGDLLDGSHQENGVQTNQYSSISPPGSPVGQEEPFSTYFEEKVPIPENTSEVFSFRKLWAFTGPGFLMSIAYLDPGNIESDLQSGAKAGFKLLWVLLGATIIGLLLQRLAARLGVVTGMHLAEVCHRQYPTVPRIILWLMVELAIIGSDMQEVIGCAIAFNLLSAGRIPLYAGVLITITDTFVFLFLDKYGLRKLEAFFGFLITVMAISFGYEYVVVKPNQGELLKGMFLPYCEGCGPNELEQAVGIVGAVIMPHNIYLHSALVKSRDINRNNKKEVKEANKYYFIESSVALFISFLVNVFVVAVFAQAFYQKTNDKVHEFCNITSGPYANLFPNNNDTLQVDIYKGGVVLGCFFGPAALYIWAIGVLAAGQSSTMTGTYSGQFVMEGFLDLHWSRFSRVLLTRSIAITPTLLVAIFQDVEHLTGMNDFLNVLQSMQLPFALIPILTFTSLKSIMNGFENSLVWKISGGIVILVVCAINMYFVVVYVTALKNVLLYVLAALFSVAYLGFVGYLAWHCLVALGVSCLDCGGRAHMGLSGHTDIYLLNDMDSDILVDR; translated from the exons ATGAAACCTGAGCAGGATGGAGACCTCCTCGACG GCTCCCATCAGGAAAATGGAGTCCAGACAAACCAGTAcagctccatctctcctcctggaTCACCTGTGGGTCAGGAGGAACCTTTTTCCACATATTTTGAAGAGAAGGTGCCCATTCCTGAAAATACCAGCGAG GTGTTCAGTTTCCGTAAGCTCTGGGCCTTCACAGGACCAGGGTTTCTGATGAGCATCGCTTACCTGGATCCAGGGAACATCGAATCGGACCTCCAGTCTGGAGCTAAAGCTGGTTTCAAG CTGCTGTGGGTGCTCCTGGGGGCCACCATCATCGGGCTGCTGTTGCAGAGGTTAGCTGCTCGTCTGGGGGTTGTGACCGGGATGCACCTGGCTGAAGTCTGCCACCGCCAGTATCCCACA GTTCCCCGGATCATCCTCTGGCTGATGGTGGAACTGGCAATTATCGGCTCAGACATGCAGGAGGTCATTGGCTGTGCAATAGCTTTCAATCTGCTCTCTGCGGGGAG GATTCCACTGTACGCAGGagtcctcatcaccatcaccgaCACATTTGTGTTCCTCTTTCTAGATAAATACG GGTTGAGAAAACTGGAAGCTTTCTTTGGCTTTCTCATCACGGTGATGGCGATAAGTTTCGGTTATGAG TATGTGGTGGTGAAGCCAAACCAAGGGGAGCTGCTGAAGGGGATGTTCCTGCCGTACTGTGAGGGCTGTGGGCCCAATGAGCTGGAGCAGGCAGTGGGGATCGTGGGCGCCGTCATCATGCCACACAACATCTATTTGCACTCGGCACTGGTCAAG TCTCGCGACATCAATCGCAATAACAAGAAGGAAGTGAAAGAGGCCAACAAGTACTACTTCATCGAGTCGTCCGTCGCGCTCTTCATCTCGTTTCTCGTCAACGTTTTTGTTGTAGCCGTCTTCGCCCAGGCTTTCTACCAGAAAACCAATGACAAAGTG CATGAATTCTGCAATATTACTAGCGGCCCTTATGCAAATCTCTTCCCTAACAACAACGACACGCTCCAGGTGGACATCTATAAGGGG GGTGTGGTGCTGGGCTGTTTCTTTGGCCCTGCTGCGCTCTACATCTGGGCCATTGGCGTCCTGGCAGCAGGACAGAGCTCCACTATGACAGGAACGTACTCCGGCCAGTTTGTTATGGAG GGTTTCTTGGACCTGCACTGGTCCCGTTTTTCTCGAGTTCTGCTGACCCGCTCTATCGCCATCACTCCCACACTGCTGGTGGCCATTTTTCAGGATGTTGAGCATCTCACAGGGATGAATGACTTCCTCAATGTACTTCAGAGCATGCAG cttCCATTTGCTCTGATACCAATTCTCACCTTCACCAGTCTGAAATCCATTATGAACGGCTTTGAGAACAGTTT GGTGTGGAAAATTAGCGGGGGCATCGTCATCCTGGTGGTTTGTGCCATCAACATGTACTTCGTGGTGGTTTACGTGACGGCGCTGAAAAACGTGCTGCTCTACGTCCTGGCTGCTCTGTTCTCCGTAGCCTACCTGGGCTTTGTGGGCTACCTG GCATGGCATTGTTTGGTTGCTTTGGGAGTCTCCTGTCTGGACTGTGGCGGCAGG GCACACATGGGGTTGTCAggacacactgacatttatctACTCAATGACATGGACTCTGATATCCTTGTGGACAGATAG
- the LOC445956 gene encoding natural resistance-associated macrophage protein 2 isoform X2, with protein MKEGPRESSELRGSHQENGVQTNQYSSISPPGSPVGQEEPFSTYFEEKVPIPENTSEVFSFRKLWAFTGPGFLMSIAYLDPGNIESDLQSGAKAGFKLLWVLLGATIIGLLLQRLAARLGVVTGMHLAEVCHRQYPTVPRIILWLMVELAIIGSDMQEVIGCAIAFNLLSAGRIPLYAGVLITITDTFVFLFLDKYGLRKLEAFFGFLITVMAISFGYEYVVVKPNQGELLKGMFLPYCEGCGPNELEQAVGIVGAVIMPHNIYLHSALVKSRDINRNNKKEVKEANKYYFIESSVALFISFLVNVFVVAVFAQAFYQKTNDKVHEFCNITSGPYANLFPNNNDTLQVDIYKGGVVLGCFFGPAALYIWAIGVLAAGQSSTMTGTYSGQFVMEGFLDLHWSRFSRVLLTRSIAITPTLLVAIFQDVEHLTGMNDFLNVLQSMQLPFALIPILTFTSLKSIMNGFENSLVWKISGGIVILVVCAINMYFVVVYVTALKNVLLYVLAALFSVAYLGFVGYLAWHCLVALGVSCLDCGGRAHMGLSGHTDIYLLNDMDSDILVDR; from the exons ATGAAGGAAGGACCGAGAGAAAGCTCTGAACTCA GAGGCTCCCATCAGGAAAATGGAGTCCAGACAAACCAGTAcagctccatctctcctcctggaTCACCTGTGGGTCAGGAGGAACCTTTTTCCACATATTTTGAAGAGAAGGTGCCCATTCCTGAAAATACCAGCGAG GTGTTCAGTTTCCGTAAGCTCTGGGCCTTCACAGGACCAGGGTTTCTGATGAGCATCGCTTACCTGGATCCAGGGAACATCGAATCGGACCTCCAGTCTGGAGCTAAAGCTGGTTTCAAG CTGCTGTGGGTGCTCCTGGGGGCCACCATCATCGGGCTGCTGTTGCAGAGGTTAGCTGCTCGTCTGGGGGTTGTGACCGGGATGCACCTGGCTGAAGTCTGCCACCGCCAGTATCCCACA GTTCCCCGGATCATCCTCTGGCTGATGGTGGAACTGGCAATTATCGGCTCAGACATGCAGGAGGTCATTGGCTGTGCAATAGCTTTCAATCTGCTCTCTGCGGGGAG GATTCCACTGTACGCAGGagtcctcatcaccatcaccgaCACATTTGTGTTCCTCTTTCTAGATAAATACG GGTTGAGAAAACTGGAAGCTTTCTTTGGCTTTCTCATCACGGTGATGGCGATAAGTTTCGGTTATGAG TATGTGGTGGTGAAGCCAAACCAAGGGGAGCTGCTGAAGGGGATGTTCCTGCCGTACTGTGAGGGCTGTGGGCCCAATGAGCTGGAGCAGGCAGTGGGGATCGTGGGCGCCGTCATCATGCCACACAACATCTATTTGCACTCGGCACTGGTCAAG TCTCGCGACATCAATCGCAATAACAAGAAGGAAGTGAAAGAGGCCAACAAGTACTACTTCATCGAGTCGTCCGTCGCGCTCTTCATCTCGTTTCTCGTCAACGTTTTTGTTGTAGCCGTCTTCGCCCAGGCTTTCTACCAGAAAACCAATGACAAAGTG CATGAATTCTGCAATATTACTAGCGGCCCTTATGCAAATCTCTTCCCTAACAACAACGACACGCTCCAGGTGGACATCTATAAGGGG GGTGTGGTGCTGGGCTGTTTCTTTGGCCCTGCTGCGCTCTACATCTGGGCCATTGGCGTCCTGGCAGCAGGACAGAGCTCCACTATGACAGGAACGTACTCCGGCCAGTTTGTTATGGAG GGTTTCTTGGACCTGCACTGGTCCCGTTTTTCTCGAGTTCTGCTGACCCGCTCTATCGCCATCACTCCCACACTGCTGGTGGCCATTTTTCAGGATGTTGAGCATCTCACAGGGATGAATGACTTCCTCAATGTACTTCAGAGCATGCAG cttCCATTTGCTCTGATACCAATTCTCACCTTCACCAGTCTGAAATCCATTATGAACGGCTTTGAGAACAGTTT GGTGTGGAAAATTAGCGGGGGCATCGTCATCCTGGTGGTTTGTGCCATCAACATGTACTTCGTGGTGGTTTACGTGACGGCGCTGAAAAACGTGCTGCTCTACGTCCTGGCTGCTCTGTTCTCCGTAGCCTACCTGGGCTTTGTGGGCTACCTG GCATGGCATTGTTTGGTTGCTTTGGGAGTCTCCTGTCTGGACTGTGGCGGCAGG GCACACATGGGGTTGTCAggacacactgacatttatctACTCAATGACATGGACTCTGATATCCTTGTGGACAGATAG
- the LOC445956 gene encoding natural resistance-associated macrophage protein 2 isoform X4, producing the protein MKEGPRESSELSSHQENGVQTNQYSSISPPGSPVGQEEPFSTYFEEKVPIPENTSEVFSFRKLWAFTGPGFLMSIAYLDPGNIESDLQSGAKAGFKLLWVLLGATIIGLLLQRLAARLGVVTGMHLAEVCHRQYPTVPRIILWLMVELAIIGSDMQEVIGCAIAFNLLSAGRIPLYAGVLITITDTFVFLFLDKYGLRKLEAFFGFLITVMAISFGYEYVVVKPNQGELLKGMFLPYCEGCGPNELEQAVGIVGAVIMPHNIYLHSALVKSRDINRNNKKEVKEANKYYFIESSVALFISFLVNVFVVAVFAQAFYQKTNDKVHEFCNITSGPYANLFPNNNDTLQVDIYKGGVVLGCFFGPAALYIWAIGVLAAGQSSTMTGTYSGQFVMEGFLDLHWSRFSRVLLTRSIAITPTLLVAIFQDVEHLTGMNDFLNVLQSMQLPFALIPILTFTSLKSIMNGFENSLVWKISGGIVILVVCAINMYFVVVYVTALKNVLLYVLAALFSVAYLGFVGYLAWHCLVALGVSCLDCGGRAHMGLSGHTDIYLLNDMDSDILVDR; encoded by the exons ATGAAGGAAGGACCGAGAGAAAGCTCTGAACTCA GCTCCCATCAGGAAAATGGAGTCCAGACAAACCAGTAcagctccatctctcctcctggaTCACCTGTGGGTCAGGAGGAACCTTTTTCCACATATTTTGAAGAGAAGGTGCCCATTCCTGAAAATACCAGCGAG GTGTTCAGTTTCCGTAAGCTCTGGGCCTTCACAGGACCAGGGTTTCTGATGAGCATCGCTTACCTGGATCCAGGGAACATCGAATCGGACCTCCAGTCTGGAGCTAAAGCTGGTTTCAAG CTGCTGTGGGTGCTCCTGGGGGCCACCATCATCGGGCTGCTGTTGCAGAGGTTAGCTGCTCGTCTGGGGGTTGTGACCGGGATGCACCTGGCTGAAGTCTGCCACCGCCAGTATCCCACA GTTCCCCGGATCATCCTCTGGCTGATGGTGGAACTGGCAATTATCGGCTCAGACATGCAGGAGGTCATTGGCTGTGCAATAGCTTTCAATCTGCTCTCTGCGGGGAG GATTCCACTGTACGCAGGagtcctcatcaccatcaccgaCACATTTGTGTTCCTCTTTCTAGATAAATACG GGTTGAGAAAACTGGAAGCTTTCTTTGGCTTTCTCATCACGGTGATGGCGATAAGTTTCGGTTATGAG TATGTGGTGGTGAAGCCAAACCAAGGGGAGCTGCTGAAGGGGATGTTCCTGCCGTACTGTGAGGGCTGTGGGCCCAATGAGCTGGAGCAGGCAGTGGGGATCGTGGGCGCCGTCATCATGCCACACAACATCTATTTGCACTCGGCACTGGTCAAG TCTCGCGACATCAATCGCAATAACAAGAAGGAAGTGAAAGAGGCCAACAAGTACTACTTCATCGAGTCGTCCGTCGCGCTCTTCATCTCGTTTCTCGTCAACGTTTTTGTTGTAGCCGTCTTCGCCCAGGCTTTCTACCAGAAAACCAATGACAAAGTG CATGAATTCTGCAATATTACTAGCGGCCCTTATGCAAATCTCTTCCCTAACAACAACGACACGCTCCAGGTGGACATCTATAAGGGG GGTGTGGTGCTGGGCTGTTTCTTTGGCCCTGCTGCGCTCTACATCTGGGCCATTGGCGTCCTGGCAGCAGGACAGAGCTCCACTATGACAGGAACGTACTCCGGCCAGTTTGTTATGGAG GGTTTCTTGGACCTGCACTGGTCCCGTTTTTCTCGAGTTCTGCTGACCCGCTCTATCGCCATCACTCCCACACTGCTGGTGGCCATTTTTCAGGATGTTGAGCATCTCACAGGGATGAATGACTTCCTCAATGTACTTCAGAGCATGCAG cttCCATTTGCTCTGATACCAATTCTCACCTTCACCAGTCTGAAATCCATTATGAACGGCTTTGAGAACAGTTT GGTGTGGAAAATTAGCGGGGGCATCGTCATCCTGGTGGTTTGTGCCATCAACATGTACTTCGTGGTGGTTTACGTGACGGCGCTGAAAAACGTGCTGCTCTACGTCCTGGCTGCTCTGTTCTCCGTAGCCTACCTGGGCTTTGTGGGCTACCTG GCATGGCATTGTTTGGTTGCTTTGGGAGTCTCCTGTCTGGACTGTGGCGGCAGG GCACACATGGGGTTGTCAggacacactgacatttatctACTCAATGACATGGACTCTGATATCCTTGTGGACAGATAG
- the cnpy2 gene encoding protein canopy homolog 2 yields MREGALLSSLVLFHLLSFSQAARQGQDMKCGACRALVDEMEWAISQVDPKKMIQTGSFRINPDGSQSIREVPLARSEGNLLELMEGVCERMEDYGEVTDPSTDRKSYVRIKPRSGEAMDLSEATLDSRVTASLKFACETIVEHHEDEIIEFFAHETDNVKDKLCSKRTDLCDHALKIPHDEL; encoded by the exons ATGAGGGAAGGCGCTCTGCTGTCGTCTTTGGTTCTGTTTCACCTCCTGAGCTTCAGCCAGGCGGCCAGACAAGGACAGGACATGAAGTGTGGCG CCTGCAGGGCTCTGGTTGACGAGATGGAGTGGGCCATTTCCCAGGTTGATCCAAAGAAAATGATCCAAACGGGATCCTTCAGGATCAACCCGGACGGCAGCCAGTCCATCCGTGAG GTTCCGCTGGCTCGCTCTGAGGGAAACCtcctggagctgatggagggtgtgtgtgagaggatggAGGACTACGGCGAGGTCACAGACCcttccacagacaggaagtcctaCGTTAGGATAAAACCTCGAAGCGGTGAGGCCATGGACCTCTCTGAGGCCACGCTGGATTCAAGAGTCACAGCCAGTTTAAAGTTTGCA TGTGAAACCATTGTTGAGCACCACGAAGACGAAATCATTGAATTCTTTGCTCACGAGACGGATAATGTCAAAGATAAATTGTGCAGCAAAAGGACGG ATCTCTGTGACCACGCTCTGAAAATACCCCATGATGAACTTTGA